From a single Flavobacterium sp. genomic region:
- a CDS encoding glycosyltransferase, with protein MYFSFIVPVYNRPDEVDELLESLTKFTSNIPFEVVIIEDGSTIPCHSIIEKYSHKLTISYFFKPNSGPGDSRNFGMQNAKGDYFIILDSDCIIPSDYLTHVQKSLELEYVDCFGGPDAALDSFSDIQKAINFTMTSFLTTGGIRGGSEKVDKFQPRSFNMGLSKKAFEASNGFGNIHPGEDPDLSIRLWNLGFKTKLIKNAFVYHKRRISWEKFQIQVNKFGKARPILNSWYPEYAKITFWFPSLFLIGFLFSVLLTFFAIYIFIALYIFYFSLLFMSSLLTNKSLKIALYSIWAAVIQFYGYGKGFLLSFYKVVLLKKQPQVAFPELFFKK; from the coding sequence ATGTATTTTTCGTTTATTGTTCCCGTTTATAATCGACCCGATGAAGTTGATGAATTATTAGAAAGTTTAACAAAATTCACTTCTAATATTCCTTTTGAGGTTGTAATAATCGAAGATGGTTCAACAATTCCATGTCATAGTATTATTGAAAAATATAGTCATAAATTAACTATTTCGTATTTTTTTAAACCAAACTCTGGACCTGGAGATTCTCGAAATTTTGGAATGCAAAATGCGAAAGGCGATTATTTTATTATTTTAGATTCAGATTGTATAATTCCTTCAGATTATTTAACACATGTTCAAAAGAGTTTAGAATTAGAATATGTAGATTGTTTTGGTGGTCCTGATGCTGCATTGGATTCATTTTCAGATATTCAAAAAGCAATTAATTTTACAATGACATCTTTTTTAACTACAGGGGGAATTAGAGGTGGAAGTGAAAAAGTTGATAAATTTCAACCTCGAAGTTTTAATATGGGATTGTCTAAAAAAGCTTTTGAGGCGTCTAATGGTTTTGGAAATATTCACCCTGGTGAAGATCCAGATTTATCAATTAGATTATGGAATTTAGGTTTTAAAACTAAATTAATTAAAAATGCTTTTGTGTATCATAAAAGAAGAATTAGTTGGGAAAAATTTCAAATTCAAGTAAATAAATTTGGAAAGGCAAGACCAATATTAAATTCATGGTATCCTGAGTATGCTAAAATTACTTTTTGGTTTCCAAGTCTTTTTTTAATTGGATTTTTATTTTCAGTTCTATTAACATTTTTTGCTATTTATATATTTATTGCTTTATACATATTTTATTTTTCGTTGCTTTTTATGAGTTCTTTATTGACTAATAAAAGTTTAAAAATAGCGTTATATTCAATATGGGCAGCTGTAATTCAATTTTATGGATATGGAAAAGGTTTTTTACTTTCTTTTTATAAAGTTGTATTATTAAAAAAACAGCCACAAGTGGCATTTCCAGAATTATTTTTTAAGAAGTAA
- a CDS encoding T9SS type A sorting domain-containing protein, with the protein MKKQNLLFILLFFINLINAQSVPNYYFSHSIGSYVETSASATLLSSVRADDAISTAQNIGFSFVYDGSTYTQFKMSSNGFISFGAGSSSRISNTFTSAVYSSSRPFIAPLWDDLSGISTNSVAAYEVTGSAPNRVLTVEWRNWFWDKNAATAAIPNPTISFQVKLYETTNVVEFLYRQETGSVSPVSGGASIGIGSSGSASYLNLTSVSNPVVSNSNHVIDITTKPLTGQIFSFSPCAPILAPTISSTATSCSSAGTSTISNYSASNTYTFSPATSGITIAPSGLISGMAEGISYTVIATNGACSSVASASFSNATQLPTPLVPTISSTATSCSSAGTSTISNYDASNTYTFTPATSEITIDATGLISGLIEGTSYTVIATNGGCSSVSSASFSNVAQLPTPLVPTISSTATSCSSAGTSTISNYDASNTYVFTPATSGITIAPSGLISGMAEGISYTVIATNGGCSSVASASFSNATQLPTPLVPTISSTATSCSSAGTSTISNYDASNTYTFTPATSGITIDATGLISGLIEGTSYTVIATNGACSSVASASFSNATQLPTPLVPTISSTATSCSSAGTSTISNYDASNTYTFTPATSGITIDATGLISGLIEGTSYTVIATNGGCSSVASASFSNATQLPTPLVPTISSTATSCSSAGTSTISNYDASNTYTFSPATSGITIAPSGLISGMAEGISYTVIATNGGCSSVASASFSNATQLPTPLVPTISSTATSCSSAGTSTISNYDASNTYTFTPATSGITIDATGLISGLIEGTSYTVIATNGGCSSVASASFSNATQLPTPLVPTISSTATSCSSAGTSTISNYDASNTYTFSPATSGITIAPSGLISGMAEGISYTVIATNGGCSSVASASFSNATQLPTPLVPTISSTATSCSSAGTSTISNYDASNTYTFTPATSGITIDATGLISGLIEGTSYTVIATNGACSSVASASFSNATQLPTPLVPTISSTATSCSSAGTSTISNYDASNTYVFTPATSGITIASSGLISGMAEGISYTVIATNGGCSSVSSASFSNSSMLILPTLTASTSLNCLNNQFSIDINVTSLGIGSFILTDGISTWPITSIGIINLGPYNFGTSININISDPLNLICNSLVDTFSVLGCPPANDNCANAQVLTPGGVFDDNDIVGTSFAATASVGETAPGCASYLGGDVWYSAVVPASGSLTFELNTNIGGITDGAGAVYSGSCGALVLVDCDDSSSATPNDQPLISVSGRTPGEVLYFRVWESGNDISGTFLVSAYDASLSSGSFDNANFSAYPNPVKDVLNVSYTSEISSVRVINMIGQEVISKNINETSSQIDMSQLSAGTYIVNVTVGDTIKTLKVVKQ; encoded by the coding sequence ATGAAAAAACAAAATTTATTATTTATACTTCTTTTTTTTATAAACCTTATCAATGCACAAAGTGTACCAAATTATTATTTTAGTCATTCGATAGGTTCATATGTCGAAACAAGTGCTTCGGCTACACTTCTCTCTAGTGTCCGTGCTGATGATGCTATAAGTACTGCCCAAAACATTGGTTTCTCTTTTGTTTACGACGGTAGTACCTATACGCAATTCAAAATGTCATCAAATGGGTTTATTAGTTTTGGTGCGGGTTCTAGTTCAAGAATATCAAATACTTTTACTTCTGCTGTATATTCTAGTTCTAGACCATTTATAGCGCCTCTATGGGATGATTTATCTGGTATAAGTACTAATTCAGTAGCCGCTTATGAAGTAACAGGAAGCGCTCCAAATAGAGTACTTACGGTTGAATGGCGTAATTGGTTTTGGGATAAAAATGCCGCTACTGCAGCTATTCCAAATCCTACAATTAGCTTTCAAGTTAAATTATATGAAACTACTAATGTGGTAGAATTTTTGTATCGTCAAGAAACAGGTTCTGTGTCACCTGTATCAGGAGGAGCTTCTATTGGAATTGGTTCATCTGGTAGTGCAAGTTATTTAAATTTGACAAGCGTTAGTAATCCAGTGGTTTCTAACTCTAACCATGTTATAGATATAACTACAAAACCATTGACTGGTCAAATATTTTCGTTCAGTCCTTGTGCGCCTATTTTAGCTCCAACAATTAGTTCAACAGCTACAAGTTGTTCATCGGCAGGTACTAGTACTATTTCAAATTATAGTGCTTCTAATACTTATACCTTTTCACCTGCTACATCAGGAATTACAATAGCACCAAGTGGTTTGATATCAGGCATGGCAGAAGGAATAAGTTATACAGTTATTGCAACAAATGGAGCATGTTCATCAGTAGCTTCTGCTTCTTTTTCGAATGCTACACAATTACCTACACCTTTGGTTCCAACGATTAGTTCAACGGCTACAAGTTGTTCATCAGCGGGAACAAGTACAATTTCGAATTATGATGCTTCAAATACATATACTTTTACGCCTGCTACGTCAGAAATTACTATAGATGCAACAGGATTAATATCAGGTTTAATAGAAGGAACAAGTTATACAGTTATTGCAACAAACGGAGGATGTTCATCAGTATCTTCTGCTTCTTTTTCGAATGTTGCACAATTACCTACACCTTTGGTTCCAACGATTAGTTCAACGGCTACAAGTTGTTCATCAGCGGGAACAAGTACAATTTCGAATTATGATGCTTCAAATACCTATGTATTTACACCTGCTACATCAGGAATTACAATAGCACCAAGTGGTTTGATATCAGGCATGGCAGAAGGAATAAGTTATACAGTTATTGCAACAAACGGAGGATGTTCATCAGTAGCTTCTGCTTCTTTTTCGAATGCTACACAATTACCTACACCTTTGGTTCCAACGATTAGTTCAACGGCTACAAGTTGTTCATCAGCGGGAACAAGTACAATTTCGAATTATGATGCTTCAAATACATATACTTTTACGCCTGCTACGTCAGGAATTACTATAGATGCAACAGGATTAATATCAGGTTTAATAGAAGGAACAAGTTATACAGTTATTGCAACAAATGGAGCATGTTCATCAGTAGCTTCTGCTTCTTTTTCGAATGCTACACAATTACCTACACCTTTGGTTCCAACGATTAGTTCAACGGCTACAAGTTGTTCATCAGCGGGAACAAGTACAATTTCGAATTATGATGCTTCAAATACATATACTTTTACACCTGCTACGTCAGGAATTACTATAGATGCAACAGGATTAATATCAGGTTTAATAGAAGGAACAAGTTATACAGTTATTGCAACAAACGGAGGATGTTCATCAGTAGCTTCTGCTTCTTTTTCGAATGCTACACAATTACCTACACCTTTGGTTCCAACGATTAGTTCAACGGCTACAAGTTGTTCATCAGCGGGAACAAGTACAATTTCGAATTATGATGCTTCAAATACTTATACCTTTTCACCTGCTACATCAGGAATTACAATAGCACCAAGTGGTTTGATATCAGGCATGGCAGAAGGAATAAGTTATACAGTTATTGCAACAAACGGAGGATGTTCATCAGTAGCTTCTGCTTCTTTTTCGAATGCTACACAATTACCTACACCTTTGGTTCCAACGATTAGTTCAACGGCTACAAGTTGTTCATCAGCGGGAACAAGTACAATTTCGAATTATGATGCTTCAAATACATATACTTTTACGCCTGCTACGTCAGGAATTACTATAGATGCAACAGGATTAATATCAGGTTTAATAGAAGGAACAAGTTATACAGTTATTGCAACAAACGGAGGATGTTCATCAGTAGCTTCTGCTTCTTTTTCTAATGCTACACAATTACCTACACCTTTGGTTCCAACGATTAGTTCAACGGCTACAAGTTGTTCATCAGCGGGAACAAGTACAATTTCGAATTATGATGCTTCAAATACTTATACCTTTTCACCTGCTACATCAGGAATTACAATAGCACCAAGTGGTTTGATATCAGGCATGGCAGAAGGAATAAGTTATACAGTTATTGCAACAAACGGAGGATGTTCATCAGTAGCTTCTGCTTCTTTTTCGAATGCTACACAATTACCTACACCTTTGGTTCCAACGATTAGTTCAACGGCTACAAGTTGTTCATCAGCGGGAACAAGTACAATTTCGAATTATGATGCTTCAAATACATATACTTTTACGCCTGCTACGTCAGGAATTACTATAGATGCAACAGGATTAATATCAGGTTTAATAGAAGGAACAAGTTATACAGTTATTGCAACAAATGGAGCATGTTCATCAGTAGCTTCTGCTTCTTTTTCGAATGCTACACAATTACCTACACCTTTGGTTCCAACGATTAGTTCAACGGCTACAAGTTGTTCATCAGCGGGAACAAGTACAATTTCGAATTATGATGCTTCAAATACCTATGTATTTACACCTGCTACATCAGGAATTACAATAGCATCAAGTGGTTTGATATCAGGCATGGCAGAAGGAATAAGTTATACAGTTATTGCAACAAATGGAGGATGTTCATCAGTATCTTCTGCTTCTTTTTCAAATTCATCCATGTTGATTTTACCAACATTAACAGCGTCAACTTCTTTAAATTGTTTAAATAATCAATTTTCAATTGATATTAATGTAACTTCACTAGGTATTGGATCATTTATCTTAACTGATGGTATATCAACTTGGCCAATAACATCAATTGGAATAATTAATTTAGGACCATATAACTTTGGAACTTCAATTAACATAAATATTTCAGATCCTCTAAATTTAATTTGTAATAGTTTAGTAGATACTTTTTCTGTCTTAGGATGTCCTCCAGCTAATGATAATTGTGCAAATGCTCAAGTATTGACTCCAGGCGGTGTATTTGATGATAATGATATTGTTGGAACAAGTTTTGCTGCTACGGCTTCAGTTGGTGAGACAGCTCCAGGTTGTGCAAGTTATTTAGGAGGTGATGTTTGGTATTCTGCTGTAGTTCCTGCTTCTGGAAGTTTAACTTTTGAACTTAACACAAACATAGGTGGTATTACAGATGGTGCTGGTGCTGTTTACAGTGGTTCATGTGGTGCATTAGTGTTAGTAGATTGTGATGATTCTTCAAGTGCTACTCCAAATGATCAACCATTGATTTCTGTTAGTGGAAGAACACCAGGTGAAGTGCTTTACTTTAGAGTTTGGGAATCTGGGAATGATATTTCAGGAACTTTCTTAGTATCAGCCTATGATGCTTCGTTATCTTCAGGTTCATTTGATAATGCTAATTTCTCTGCTTATCCAAACCCTGTTAAAGATGTATTAAATGTTTCTTACACTTCTGAAATTTCTTCTGTTAGAGTTATTAATATGATAGGTCAAGAAGTAATTTCTAAAAACATTAATGAAACTTCATCACAAATTGATATGTCTCAATTAAGTGCTGGTACATACATTGTAAATGTAACAGTAGGTGATACTATCAAAACTTTAAAAGTAGTTAAGCAATAA